The Musa acuminata AAA Group cultivar baxijiao chromosome BXJ2-2, Cavendish_Baxijiao_AAA, whole genome shotgun sequence genome contains the following window.
TACACATTATGGCTTTGTTGCAAAACCTTTATGGTTGATTAATTTTGCTAGGGTTAATAGGTTTCTTGTTTTTGGAAGCAGCAGTTGCATGGCTTGAGCTCTTTACCATTTTTAGTAATAcaggtttttttgttgttttggaagaaaaaaaaaatcagaatttaTTTCGAATAAAATTCTGACCCAAGTAATTGTGGATGTCATCCTATCCGAACCATACTCCAACAGCCTTTTCGTTGATGTGCAGAGGTTTATAGAGTTCGTAGCAGGGAGTTCTGCTCTTGGTCTCAACGTCGCTTTGTCTCGTCGCCGGGAAAGACATGTCTTCCGctgctaatatatttttttgctgCCAGTGCGGCTGCACTTTTCCCTTCAATCTCGCCAACGCCGTAAATGGCGGCGACATCATCTGGTGCTTCCACTGCGGCAGAAGCGTCGTCCTCGCTAACCCAAACCCTGGAGTGGTCATTTTCGGCGACGAGCAACCCTCATCCAGTGACGATGATGATCCAGACCCTGCGCCTTTCGACGATGTTGACATGTTCCCTTCCTCCATCATCGGCTTGCCCTCCGCGGGGTTCCTCAACGCCGGAGTGGTGTCTCTTGATGAGTTAGAGCAAGAATTCGAACAATGGTATGAGGAACCAATCGACGTCTCTGCTTCCAGCTCCGGCACCCAGCCAGCTTCGAGGGCCGCCGTGGAGACCCTACCGGACGTCAAGATCTCCGTAGCAGCTCCGGGGGACGATCCGGTCGATTGCTCGGTTTGCATGGAGTCGTTCGACGCAGGCGAGGTGGTGAAGCAGATGCCCTGCAAGCACATGTTCCACGACCGGTGCATTCTCCGGTGGCTCGACCGCCACAACTCCTGCCCGCTCTGTCGATATGAGCTGCCCCGATGATTGTGACTGCATATTGTTCTGAACATAATGCACACACAAACATTGAATTGCTTTTTCTTCCTTGTATGTTTACTGAACATGTAGAAGTAGCAAACTTAGTTTCTTTGCTGAATATGATTTACAATCTGGATTTTGCGGCTCAATAATATTTACGTTATTTCGGTTTAGTTAGTTGATTGTCTTAGAATAGGATGCGCGACATACTTAAAAAGTTACTTGCAGTGTGGATCAATTAGGTGTTGGATGAAACAGGGCCAATGGATGGGATTTCCAGTTGACCAAATTAATGAGATTTCCAGTTTCTACCAGTTCGTCTGGCTGGAACTCAGTTGAAAACAGCCCATAACAGATTGGTATCAGCCATCCCAGCCAAAAACTCAGGTGAAGGATCAATATTGCTTGCTCTGGTCAATATTGACTTTTTTGTGGGACCGAATTTATCTGGTTACTGCATATTGGTTTGGCCATAAATAAGTTGTCAGGATTGCATGACCCAAATGTGGTGTCATGATGTTATGCTGGAAGAGAGTatgtttgcattcatagcaacttGTGTCGGCTGGTTTCTGATACAAGATGCAAGCGTCGATGAAGGCAACACAAGGATGCATAGGCAAGGTTCGGGCGAGGTACAGGGGGAACACGACAGAGTACATGCTCTGGTTGGCAAGCTGGAAGTCAACGGGGTGAGCCCTTATCCGGATAAGACCAGAGATAATTCCTCCTATCCGTTGACGAAAGTGGGAGTGGATAGGGATTTCATGGCCCATCATaggctgttgatgttcttggagaCCAAAAATGGAGGTAAGAGGAGATATAAAAGGAAAGGACCACCTGTATTATCCTTGCAACCGTGGGAGCTCCAAGGGAAGTGGAAAACGTTTACCATTGCTTCCATCACCATAGAAACGGAAAACTTGCTTGCTCGGTGTCGAGATGGCCGGTGGAGGATTAGCACCGACGCCTGATGGTGAGGCGAAGCACTACAATGGGCATGTGACGGTCTTCGTGATCGTCACTTGCGTGATAGCAGCCTCTGGTGGTCTCATCTTCGGATACGACATCGGCGTTTCTGGTGATTGATCGACGCCCAAATGCCTATTTGACTATTAACTGAGAAATGGCTAATGTGTTGTGTTGTGTCGTGGAGGGGGTGTGACTTCCATGGATGAGTTCCTCCAGAAGTTCTTCCCATCGGTGTTGAGGGACGAGAAGAACGCCGCTGGCACGAATCAGTGGTGCCAATTCGACAGCGCTCTGCTGACGGCCTTTACGTCATCCCTCTACATCGCCGGGCTCATCTCCACGTATTTCGCGTCCACGGTGACCCGGGCCTTCGGCCGGAAGACCTCCATGCTGTTTGGAGGAGCAGCCTTCCTCGTTGGCTCCGCAATCAACGGCATCTCCATGAACGTAGCCATGCTAATCATTGGCCGCCTCCTGCTCGGCGTTGGCGTGGGGTTCGCCAACCAGGCCGTCCCGCTCTACCTGTCCGAGATGGCCCCGGCGCAGCTCCGAGGAGCGCTGAATATGGGATTCCAGATGGCCACCACCATCGGCATCCTCGTAGCCAGCCTCGTGAACTATGGCACGGCTAAGCTCAAGGGCGGATACGGGTGGCGCATCTCGGTGGCCCTCGCTGCGGTGCCAGCCCTCGTCATGACCGTTGGCGCCATCGTCCTCCCTGACACCCCGAACTCCCTCGTCGAGCGCGGCCTGCGCGCCGAGGCCAAGGCCACGCTCCAGAAGATCCGGGGCACCGAGGACGTCGACGTGGAGCTGCACGACATGATCGAGGCGAGCGAGGCTTCGAAGCAGGTGCGCCACCCCTGGCAGAGCATCCTCCGTCGGGAGCACCGCCCCCACCTCATCATGGCCATCGCCATCCCGGCGTTCCAGCAGCTCACCGGCATCAACGTAATCATGTTCTACGCGCCGGTGCTCTTCAAGACCATCGGCTTCGGGAACAGCGCGTCTCTCATGTCCGCTGTCATCTCCGGCCTCGTCAACGTCCTCGCTACCACCGTATCCATCGGGACCGTCGACAAGTTCGGCCGCAGGATCCTCTTCTTCGAGGGCGGAGTGCAGATGCTGGTGAGCCAGGTGGCTGTCGGGGCCATCCTGGGGACATTCTTCGGTTCGGCCGGAACAGGGAAGCTCTCGCCTGCTATGGCCAACCTGGTGCTGGCACTCATCTGCATCTATGTCGCGGCGTTCGCGTGGTCATGGGGGCCGCTTGGATGGCTAGTGCCCAGCGAGATCTTCCCAATGGACATCCGGTCGGCGGGGCAGGCGATCGTGGTCGGCGTCAACTTCTTCTTCACCTTCATCATCGCTCAGCTCTTCCTCATGGCGCTCTGCCACCTCAAGGCCGGGCTGTTCTATCTGTTCGCGGCCTTCGTGCTGGTGATGACGTTGTTCGTCATCTTCCTGGTGCCAGAAACCAAGGGCGTGCCCATCGAAGAGATGGCTTTAGTGTGGAAGAAGCACTGGTTTTGGAAGAAGTACATGCCGGAGGACCATGTCAGAACAGCTTGAACCAAACTGCCAACTCTTTCGAGATGTCTCTTTTTCCTTGTACACAACACACAGGAGGGAAGGTATCCTCGCTATTGGCAGCGCCAAGAACACCAGAAAAGTCATCAGAGGATATCCAAGCCAATTGTTTAGGCTCGTATATCCTCAAATTTCCCTTATTGTTTATACTCACAATTTACAAGTAAAACACCATTCTTGCATCCCAACATGTTTTTCGATCTTCTACTTTTCCAAGAAAAGAGAGAACTACAATTAATCAACTAAGAGTATGCAATGTTTCCataaaaatttacttcttagCTCTCTCCGTGCACTATAAGTTTTAGATAGAATGGGATCAAGCGATGAACTATTAATGTGCTCCAAATCATCCTCTGTTTTCTCAATTTAAGGAGTCTCTCTCCTGTTCTGATCAGGTGATCATGATCGATTATAACGTGGACGAACGAGGATCAAAATCAACATTTCCCAATGTCTTTATCGACCAATAAAATTATAACGTGGCACAATAGAAGAATAGATCTCTATCGTTCACAAGCCATCCCTCGAACGTATGTAACAGCACCCTTTGTCGTTTAAGTCCATGGTGAGCGAATTCTTCTATTAGCCCGGACGTCATCACAGGCAAAGCTCGTCAGCTTTAGCCCTTTTTATATATAGACTTTGATGAAGGAACAACTTGACGCTTTTCAAAATGTACCAATTCCGTATTTCGCCATTATTCTTTAGCCATGTTGGTGAAACTTATCAAACAAGAAACTCAGGTCTACAACTGAAACTATATCTTTGCCCTCTCTCCAGCTCCGCGTTCTACCCATACAACTATGTCCATCGACAAGAACAGCTCCCTCAGGCTCCGAAAGGGGAAGAAGAGATCGTATTTCTGCTTCGCCTGCTTCTTGGGTTCTCCGGAGCAGTCGAAGCCAGAGCGGCCGGTCTCCAAGCGCAAGCTCTCATGGCGGTTCTCCTGGTTCCGAAGGAAGCATAAGAAGAGGAAGGCGGTTCCCTCCAATGCGACGCCAACAGCTCAAGGGAGGTCATTACCTGATAAGGTAAGAGAGACGGAAGCTTTCGTTTGCGTCCTGTTTCGTTAGCTTTGGTTCATGGATCATATCTCTGATTACATCCCTGACACGATCGCACCCCCTCTACAACTTTTCCGTGAATCCGAGACGTTCGCGACTCAAACGAAATGTTTTGTGATGCACTTTAATGTTACAGTCTCAAGGGATTTGTCACAATCCTCAAGTCCTAATGTTGTTTCCTCGAATCATGTTTAGCTCCAATCAGAAGGCAGGGAGGTGAGTGGCTATATCTTAAACAAGTAGGAAAAGAATGGGTATAATAAAAAGGTAAAGTCACACCCAATCACGACGAGCTTAAGTCTATGTCCATCCTTCCCGTGTGCGAATCTTAAGGCAAACTTCTTAATTAGATATTCTTGTCGGAAAAAAAAGGGATGACGTGGTCACCTCTACGGATAAATTTCGCACCATCATCTTCCTAGAAGACGAGGTTTCTTGTTTTCCGTAGGTGGCCTGCGTCACCTAAGGGCGCGCGGAGTTAGCTGTCGTCCCCCAGACATGCTCGGGTGTCTTTATCATGTGGATCCATTTGAGCCGTGAGTTGTAATTTATAGGATCTTGTGGGGTCCGTCTTACGTGTTTCAGAACCATATCCATGTTTATCAAACTGATGCATAAAATCTACGGTGATGCTTTATAATGCCATGATCAATAATCACAGGTGCACATACATTTACAAGGAACAGCACATAGGACTTGTTTCACCACAAAAATAACCATACTGCAGGATCTAATGAGACTGGTTCATGAAAATTGTGAGTCCAGGGTTGTAACAATGGTAGCGAAATCGATATAGAGAACCAGCAACAAGAAGTAGTCCCAGAGGACCAGGTCCGGCCAGGCAACAGTGTCACGCAGATCTCAACTGAGATCGATGCTCGCCGAGATCCACTTCCACCAAATCCGCACCAGACTCCAGTTCAAAGTGAGGCGAGGAGTAGCGGACCAAGATCATCCCTGTCCgtcccttcctcctcttcccgTAATCAGGTCCGGTCCGACAGGCTCATGCCTTCTGTTGGAACATGGGTGGTGGCGGCGACACTGGCAGTGACGGTGTTCTCCGGTCGTGCAACTGCTATCATTTGCTTGTGCTCTTGCTTATACTTTCTGCCGCGCTATGGTGGCCAGCCCTGGTGGAAGACTTGGTACTGCTAGAGAAGAATGGGCAGTACCATGCGTCGATCCACCAGAGCAAGGCATGATAGATTTTGTATTCttttctgagagagagagagagagagagagagagagagagcaaggcaTGGAAGCATACCATTTTTATACAGTACAGTAAAAGTGCTTAAAGCAGAAACGGTCCAACAGGGAATAAGAGTTGCAACTCAGATGAGGAGCTAATTTTATATGAATGCAAATTAAAAGATTCGTACAACAATTGATGTTCCTTCCCTCTTTAATCAAACAACTGCATTTATACAAACGAATCCTTCTACACAGGCTCTGCAGAAACAGTGGTCAGTTGCCCTAAAAGAATGCAGCCAGTTTTTGTCTTGCACAATTGAAGGCCTCGTGTGCAGTACCCATCAGAATCTCCATAAATTGTGTACACCAAGACGTAGAGCTAAACATGAGCCATGGATGGCTAATCCCGAGCAGCTTTGTTTCTCCTCACAGTCATGGACTTCGGCAAGCCATCAAATATCGGCCTAGCAAGGACGTCTGATTTCAAACTCCACTTGCTCATGGGCCACATGGAAGAGATGTTATCGAAGTCCTGCGATTGCAAACACGAGGTGCTGGATGACTTCCTCACAGAAGCAAGAGCTTCGTTCTTGACATAGTCCCCATTGGGTAGAGCACTCAACCGACCCACATCCGTATCGATCCTGTACCCTGATTTCGGTCTTGGTGCTATACCCTTTCCTGTCCTCCCTGAGAATCCACCATTGCTGTCCTCCAGAAACAATTCTGGGGTATCAGTTTTTTGACGTCTCCTGATAGATCTCTCGATGTCACTGTTTTCCCCAGCTTCAAATACTGCTTTTTCGTCGGCAATATAACCGTTCTCTAGTGAGAATCCATTCATCAGACTCCTAGACTTCCTGTGCCTGCTTGGAGGTGGATCAGAAGTCGGTGACTTTTTATATAGTAGTTCATCGTCGAAGCAGCATTTTCCTGTTCCATAGAGTGACATATCCTCGCCTCCAAGAACCGGCCTTCTTTTAGTGTGGCCGAGACCATAGTATCCCTGTAACCTGCTCATGGCAGGAGAAACTTTACGCGGACGAGGTCTCATGTTGATTGACTCGATCAATTCTAAAACGTCATTACAAGGTCGATGGGGCGGACTCTGATCTCTGCAACAAATACAACCATGATAAGAGAACTGGTAATCTCGATGGAATGAGTGTAGAACAAACATGATTGAGCACAAAAGCTGCAGCTAGTTGTTCAACTTCAATCTATAATGAATTGACTGTTGCTAGACACAGTCTTGCCACATTCATAATACACACTTTTACCAAAAAGAGGAAGACTCAGCACACAATCTTGAATCCAAAACTTAGCATACACCATGACAGTACATGGCATTCTTAAACATTGTTAAAGAAAGGTTAGAGCAATGTAGTATTTATCACAATTAGAAGAAACCCAGCAACAACACCTGATCGTTCTACTAAAGAACATTCATCCAAATGATTGTTAAAGATAGGCTAGTGGTCAATTACAGAAAGAGCACGAGCGATGATATTTGTataaaaatcaaatcaaaatcatgaaatttaAGATGTCCCCAGATTTTGGGCAACACTTATCCCTCAGAAAGATCTATATCTAGAACTTGGTAAGATTCTAGGATAGGTTGGAATGTTTAGATGAAAGTTACAATCGGATGCAAGCCTTCCACTGCTAATGGAAGAC
Protein-coding sequences here:
- the LOC103976335 gene encoding E3 ubiquitin-protein ligase RING1-like produces the protein MSSAANIFFCCQCGCTFPFNLANAVNGGDIIWCFHCGRSVVLANPNPGVVIFGDEQPSSSDDDDPDPAPFDDVDMFPSSIIGLPSAGFLNAGVVSLDELEQEFEQWYEEPIDVSASSSGTQPASRAAVETLPDVKISVAAPGDDPVDCSVCMESFDAGEVVKQMPCKHMFHDRCILRWLDRHNSCPLCRYELPR
- the LOC103975845 gene encoding sugar transport protein 10-like isoform X2 yields the protein MAHHRLLMFFQAVPLYLSEMAPAQLRGALNMGFQMATTIGILVASLVNYGTAKLKGGYGWRISVALAAVPALVMTVGAIVLPDTPNSLVERGLRAEAKATLQKIRGTEDVDVELHDMIEASEASKQVRHPWQSILRREHRPHLIMAIAIPAFQQLTGINVIMFYAPVLFKTIGFGNSASLMSAVISGLVNVLATTVSIGTVDKFGRRILFFEGGVQMLVSQVAVGAILGTFFGSAGTGKLSPAMANLVLALICIYVAAFAWSWGPLGWLVPSEIFPMDIRSAGQAIVVGVNFFFTFIIAQLFLMALCHLKAGLFYLFAAFVLVMTLFVIFLVPETKGVPIEEMALVWKKHWFWKKYMPEDHVRTA
- the LOC103975845 gene encoding sugar transport protein 10-like isoform X1, which encodes MAGGGLAPTPDGEAKHYNGHVTVFVIVTCVIAASGGLIFGYDIGVSGGVTSMDEFLQKFFPSVLRDEKNAAGTNQWCQFDSALLTAFTSSLYIAGLISTYFASTVTRAFGRKTSMLFGGAAFLVGSAINGISMNVAMLIIGRLLLGVGVGFANQAVPLYLSEMAPAQLRGALNMGFQMATTIGILVASLVNYGTAKLKGGYGWRISVALAAVPALVMTVGAIVLPDTPNSLVERGLRAEAKATLQKIRGTEDVDVELHDMIEASEASKQVRHPWQSILRREHRPHLIMAIAIPAFQQLTGINVIMFYAPVLFKTIGFGNSASLMSAVISGLVNVLATTVSIGTVDKFGRRILFFEGGVQMLVSQVAVGAILGTFFGSAGTGKLSPAMANLVLALICIYVAAFAWSWGPLGWLVPSEIFPMDIRSAGQAIVVGVNFFFTFIIAQLFLMALCHLKAGLFYLFAAFVLVMTLFVIFLVPETKGVPIEEMALVWKKHWFWKKYMPEDHVRTA
- the LOC108951928 gene encoding uncharacterized protein LOC108951928; protein product: MSIDKNSSLRLRKGKKRSYFCFACFLGSPEQSKPERPVSKRKLSWRFSWFRRKHKKRKAVPSNATPTAQGRSLPDKGCNNGSEIDIENQQQEVVPEDQVRPGNSVTQISTEIDARRDPLPPNPHQTPVQSEARSSGPRSSLSVPSSSSRNQVRSDRLMPSVGTWVVAATLAVTVFSGRATAIICLCSCLYFLPRYGGQPWWKTWYC
- the LOC135605675 gene encoding uncharacterized protein LOC135605675; protein product: MMLAEGSRRNSQLFSNDSLDGDVVRPREIDGIATIPVSSSLSPSSPPGFSLESNHIQHRVSRMDTLAGVAIKYGVEVADIKRLNGLVTDLQMFAHKSLQIPLPGRHPPSPCLSDGSIENGDQSPPHRPCNDVLELIESINMRPRPRKVSPAMSRLQGYYGLGHTKRRPVLGGEDMSLYGTGKCCFDDELLYKKSPTSDPPPSRHRKSRSLMNGFSLENGYIADEKAVFEAGENSDIERSIRRRQKTDTPELFLEDSNGGFSGRTGKGIAPRPKSGYRIDTDVGRLSALPNGDYVKNEALASVRKSSSTSCLQSQDFDNISSMWPMSKWSLKSDVLARPIFDGLPKSMTVRRNKAARD